A DNA window from Bradyrhizobium barranii subsp. barranii contains the following coding sequences:
- a CDS encoding LysR substrate-binding domain-containing protein: protein MDFRQLRTFSCVAELGSLSKASDTLRVAQPALSRQIKLLEHELRTELFTRNGRGMVLTEAGRLLLARTSGIVRQIDQIRDDIQSTKGPPSGQVVLGLVPTVSCVLSARFARRCVEKFPGISLRIVESYSGHLVEWLHRGEMDLAILYGRSADLHLNVESLGRDNIVAVGPRGCGLARKKSVDVGWLLRQRLVLPSHSHGLRALIEHAAAQRKIKLNVQLEADSFRVLTSLVEEGLGFALLPPSSVHGEVADGRLETAPVSKPMTRELIFASPIDRPASTASLAITTLLREEVAACRKEGLWDIKLS from the coding sequence ATGGATTTCCGGCAGCTCAGGACCTTCAGTTGCGTGGCGGAGCTCGGCAGCCTCTCCAAGGCCTCCGACACGTTGCGCGTGGCGCAGCCGGCGCTGAGCCGGCAGATCAAGCTGCTGGAACACGAGCTGCGCACGGAGCTGTTCACGCGCAACGGACGCGGCATGGTGCTGACGGAAGCCGGCCGTCTCTTGCTGGCACGCACCTCCGGCATCGTGCGGCAGATCGACCAGATCCGCGACGATATCCAGTCGACCAAGGGGCCGCCGTCCGGCCAGGTCGTGCTCGGCCTGGTTCCGACCGTGAGCTGTGTGCTGTCGGCGCGCTTCGCGCGGCGCTGCGTCGAAAAATTTCCCGGCATTTCGCTGCGCATCGTCGAGAGCTACAGCGGTCATCTCGTCGAATGGCTGCATCGCGGCGAGATGGATCTGGCCATTCTCTACGGCCGCTCCGCCGATCTGCATCTCAACGTGGAGAGCCTTGGCCGCGACAACATCGTCGCGGTTGGCCCGCGCGGCTGCGGCCTCGCGCGCAAGAAGAGCGTCGATGTCGGCTGGCTGCTGCGCCAGCGGCTGGTGCTGCCCAGTCATTCCCACGGTCTCCGCGCGCTGATCGAGCACGCCGCCGCCCAGCGCAAGATCAAGCTCAACGTCCAGCTCGAGGCGGATTCCTTCCGCGTGCTGACGAGCCTGGTCGAGGAAGGCCTCGGCTTCGCGCTGCTGCCGCCCTCGTCGGTCCACGGCGAGGTCGCCGACGGGCGGCTGGAGACCGCGCCCGTATCCAAGCCGATGACGCGCGAGCTCATTTTCGCCTCTCCGATCGACCGCCCGGCCTCGACGGCCTCGCTCGCCATCACGACGCTATTGCGCGAGGAAGTCGCGGCCTGCCGCAAGGAAGGCCTGTGGGACATCAAGTTGAGTTAG
- a CDS encoding cytochrome P450 translates to MNIQTPVKTDNAERMRRAREEAYATPLAQFHPGAPRLFQDDTLWPWFERLRKEEPVHYCTNAPIEPYWSVVKYNDIMHVDTSHGIFSSDSTLGGIGIRDVPQGYDWPSFIAMDQPQHSAQRKTVSPMFTPTHLDELAKLIRQRSQTVLDNLPRNETFNFVERVSIELTTQMLATLFDFPWEERRKLTRWSDVATALPKSGIVASAEERRREMDECYAYMSKLWNERVNSAPRNDLLSLMAHNDATRFMDPDNLMGNIILLIVGGNDTTRNTMSGSVLALSENPDQFDRLRANPELIDSMVPEVIRWQTPLAHMRRTALQDTEIGGKHIKKGDRVVMWYVSGNRDEEMFEKPNDFIIDRPRPRTHLSFGFGIHRCVGMRLAELQLRIVWEEMLKRFDRIEVVGEPKRIYSSFIKGYESLPVRIPG, encoded by the coding sequence ATGAACATCCAGACTCCGGTCAAAACCGACAACGCCGAACGCATGCGCAGGGCCCGCGAGGAGGCCTATGCGACGCCGCTGGCGCAGTTTCACCCCGGCGCGCCCCGGCTGTTCCAGGACGACACCTTGTGGCCGTGGTTCGAGCGGCTGCGCAAGGAAGAGCCGGTGCATTACTGCACCAATGCGCCGATCGAGCCATACTGGTCGGTGGTGAAGTACAACGACATCATGCATGTCGACACCAGTCACGGCATCTTCTCCTCGGACTCGACGCTCGGCGGCATCGGGATCCGCGACGTGCCGCAGGGCTATGACTGGCCGAGCTTCATCGCCATGGACCAGCCGCAGCACTCGGCGCAGCGCAAGACGGTGTCGCCGATGTTCACGCCGACGCATCTGGACGAGCTGGCAAAACTGATCCGCCAGCGCTCGCAGACCGTGCTCGACAATCTGCCCCGCAACGAGACCTTCAATTTCGTCGAGCGCGTCTCGATCGAGCTGACGACGCAGATGCTGGCGACCCTGTTCGACTTCCCCTGGGAAGAACGCCGCAAGCTGACGCGCTGGTCCGATGTCGCGACCGCGCTGCCCAAGAGCGGCATCGTCGCCTCGGCCGAAGAGCGCCGCCGCGAGATGGACGAGTGCTACGCCTACATGTCCAAGCTCTGGAACGAGCGCGTCAACTCCGCGCCGCGCAACGATTTGCTGTCGCTGATGGCGCATAACGACGCGACGCGCTTCATGGACCCCGACAATCTCATGGGCAACATCATCCTGCTCATCGTCGGCGGCAACGACACCACGCGCAACACCATGAGCGGCTCGGTGCTGGCGCTGAGCGAGAACCCGGACCAGTTCGACAGGCTGCGCGCCAATCCGGAGCTGATCGACTCCATGGTGCCCGAGGTGATCCGCTGGCAGACGCCGCTGGCGCATATGCGGCGTACCGCGCTACAGGACACCGAAATCGGCGGCAAGCATATCAAGAAGGGCGACCGCGTCGTGATGTGGTACGTCTCGGGCAACCGCGACGAGGAGATGTTCGAGAAGCCGAACGACTTCATCATCGACCGCCCGCGGCCGCGCACCCATCTCTCCTTCGGCTTCGGCATCCACCGCTGCGTCGGCATGCGGCTGGCCGAGCTGCAGCTGCGGATCGTCTGGGAGGAGATGCTGAAGCGCTTCGACCGCATCGAGGTCGTCGGGGAACCCAAGCGGATCTATTCGAGCTTCATCAAGGGATATGAGTCGTTGCCGGTGCGGATTCCGGGGTAG
- a CDS encoding acyl-CoA dehydrogenase family protein produces the protein MSEQHHTEDHADIREAVAKLCAQFPGEYWRKLDREMAYPKAFVDALTQAGYLSVLIPEEYGGAGLKLSAAAAILEEIQRAGCNGGGCHAQMYTMGTVLRHGNDEQKAKYLPKIASGELRLQAFGVTEPTSGTDTSSLKTFARKEGNDSYIVNGQKIWTSRAEHSDLMVLLARTTPKDQSKKRTDGLSVFIVDMREAKNNGLEIRPIRTMMNHATTEVFFTDMKVPAENLIGEEGKGFRYILSGMNAERILIAAECVGDAKWFIAKATNYAKERAVFGRPIGQNQGIQFPIAKVYASMRAAELMVKEATRKYEAGLDCGAEANMAKMLAADASWEAANACIQTHGGFGFAEEYDVERKFRETRLYQVAPISTNLVLSYVAEHVLGMPRSY, from the coding sequence ATGAGTGAACAACACCACACCGAAGATCACGCCGACATCCGCGAGGCCGTCGCAAAGCTCTGCGCGCAGTTTCCCGGCGAATACTGGCGCAAGCTCGATCGCGAGATGGCCTATCCCAAGGCCTTCGTCGATGCGCTGACGCAGGCCGGCTATCTCTCGGTGCTGATCCCCGAGGAATATGGCGGCGCGGGCCTGAAGCTTTCGGCCGCGGCGGCGATCCTCGAAGAGATCCAGCGCGCGGGCTGCAACGGCGGCGGCTGCCATGCCCAGATGTACACGATGGGCACCGTGCTGCGGCACGGCAATGACGAGCAGAAGGCGAAGTACCTGCCGAAGATCGCGAGCGGCGAATTGCGGCTTCAGGCGTTCGGCGTCACCGAGCCGACCAGCGGCACCGATACGTCTTCGCTGAAGACGTTTGCGCGCAAGGAAGGCAACGACAGCTACATCGTCAACGGCCAGAAGATCTGGACCAGCCGGGCCGAGCATTCCGACCTGATGGTGCTGCTGGCGCGCACCACGCCGAAGGACCAGAGCAAGAAGCGCACCGATGGTCTCTCGGTCTTCATCGTCGATATGCGCGAGGCCAAGAACAACGGCCTCGAGATCCGACCGATCCGCACCATGATGAACCACGCCACGACCGAAGTGTTCTTTACCGACATGAAGGTGCCGGCGGAGAATCTGATCGGCGAGGAAGGCAAGGGGTTCCGCTACATCCTCTCCGGCATGAATGCCGAGCGCATCCTGATCGCGGCCGAATGCGTCGGCGACGCAAAGTGGTTCATCGCTAAGGCCACGAACTACGCCAAGGAGCGCGCGGTGTTTGGCCGGCCGATCGGCCAGAACCAGGGCATTCAGTTTCCGATCGCCAAGGTCTACGCCTCGATGCGCGCGGCCGAGCTGATGGTGAAGGAAGCCACGCGCAAATACGAGGCCGGGCTCGACTGCGGCGCGGAGGCCAACATGGCAAAAATGCTGGCGGCGGATGCGTCGTGGGAAGCGGCAAACGCCTGCATCCAGACCCATGGCGGCTTCGGCTTCGCCGAGGAGTACGATGTCGAGCGCAAATTCCGCGAGACGCGGCTTTACCAGGTGGCGCCGATCTCGACCAACCTGGTGCTGTCCTACGTCGCCGAGCACGTGCTCGGCATGCCCCGCTCGTACTGA